A region from the Silene latifolia isolate original U9 population chromosome 7, ASM4854445v1, whole genome shotgun sequence genome encodes:
- the LOC141590549 gene encoding uncharacterized protein LOC141590549 produces the protein MIFGDSGWNGDLTPRPSRVTSWGVKSVLHGLQFILDNLSWQPGVSSNLNVWTNKWVNGKCPNPKDDFLGQDFLFLKDLTIRDLQLNTGGWNQHFIRLLFDDETTNRILATHLRPNQVVDDPIWSFTETGEYSVKSGYGILCSEFFASKASALNRSRMNIKRKEFCRTRICHLSGPQSWKILVWKILLNSLPVGVEFEKRHLPWDLSCCLCHSSFTIVESIDLIFKDCEVAARIWAGSSLGVNTEQAGRISAGDWIINWIHYLRTLDDWEVPTIQFLATIVSICNLRNAARFRGGKFFPEVFFRFLNHLVGVTMEARTQNSKSLGQGSSEAYDDGNTEQGLGMNSLRNGNPVYVTGTAGSCHKIRLMVDASWRKLCEASWGWIALDMGGHVVGEGNGRGFAESPLQAEALGVTMAITWARDCDFLHVEVSSDCLQLLGQWAGYGAGHYLIAGILDDIAILSTNFHYLCFSYVCREHNGPAHRLARRAMTMA, from the coding sequence atgattTTTGGTGATTCTGGTTGGAATGGTGATCTTACTCCACGACCATCAAGGGTCACATCATGGGGGGTGAAGAGTGTGCTTCACGGCTTACAGTTTATCCTTGACAACTTAAGTTGGCAACCGGGGGTATCCTCTAATTTGAACGTCTGGACCAATAAATGGGTCAATGGGAAATGCCCGAATCCCAAAGACGATTTTTTAGGTCAAGATTTTCTCTTCCTAAAGGATCTTACAATCAGGGATCTTCAGCTTAATACTGGTGGGTGGAATCAGCACTTCATACGATTGCTTTTTGATGATGAAACCACCAATAGGATCTTAGCTACTCACTTACGACCGAACCAAGTCGTGGATGACCCTATTTGGTCTTTCACGGAAACAGGGGAATACTCGGTTAAAAGTGGTTATGGGATCCTTTGTAGTGAATTTTTTGCCAGTAAAGCCTCTGCGTTGAATAGATCGAGAATGAATATAAAACGAAAGGAGTTTTGCCGAACTAGGATATGTCACCTGTCTGGACCACAATCGTGGAAAATTTTGGTTTGGAAAATCCTTTTAAATTCACTTCCGGTGGGAGTAGAATTTGAGAAGCGCCATTTACCATGGGATTTGTCATGTTGCCTATGCCATAGCAGCTTTACCATTGTTGAATCTATTGATCTTATCTTCAAAGATTGTGAGGTGGCCGCTAGGATTTGGGCTGGATCATCGTTGGGTGTGAACACTGAACAAGCAGGGAGAATCAGTGCTGGAGACTGGATTATTAATTGGATTCATTATCTGCGGACCCTTGATGATTGGGAGGTACCAACGATCCAATTCCTAGCTACCATAGTGTCTATATGTAACTTGCGTAATGCTGCTAGATTTAGGGGGGGAAAATTCTTTCCGGAGGTCTTCTTCAGGTTCCTTAACCATCTGGTTGGGGTGACTATGGAGGCTAGGACACAAAATAGCAAGTCTTTGGGACAGGGTTCTAGTGAGGCTTACGATGATGGAAATACGGAACAAGGGCTGGGGATGAACTCGCTACGAAATGGGAATCCAGTTTACGTTACTGGGACAGCGGGCTCATGCCATAAGATCAGACTTATGGTTGATGCTAGCTGGCGGAAATTGTGTGAAGCATCGTGGGGGTGGATTGCCTTGGACATGGGGGGCCATGTCGTTGGCGAAGGTAACGGAAGGGGTTTCGCCGAGTCTCCATTACAGGCGGAGGCTCTAGGGGTTACTATGGCAATTACATGGGCGAGAGATTGCGATTTCCTACATGTGGAGGTATCTTCTGATTGCCTGCAACTCCTGGGCCAATGGGCAGGATATGGAGCAGGACATTACCTTATTGCAGGCATCCTCGATGATATTGCTATTTTGTCGACTAACTTTCACTATCTTTGTTTTAGTTATGTTTGTAGGGAACATAATGGCCCGGCTCACCGGCTTGCGCGGCGGGCCATGACAATGGCCTAG